In one Sporomusa sphaeroides DSM 2875 genomic region, the following are encoded:
- a CDS encoding (Fe-S)-binding protein, producing the protein MKEDKKLLTDIEDALANCMKCGNCMEVCPIYKEIQTEAAVARGKLSLMEAVINGNAEISAGFDQRMAMCVSCKACAVKCPCGVKADELILRGRQAAVKARGLNPIKKQVFALLANRTLFDFALRMAGLFGPLQMKKLPGRMAVVARFPMPGLDRRRVLAPFAATPLRSQFPEHINAAKPRMKVAFFTGCTINYVYTDIGQAVINVLKANNVAITIPAKQHCCGTPVYMSGDVELAKVFAKHNVETFERVNADYIVAACGSCAEAFKIEYPELFHDEPDLQRQARNLAAKTYEISEFLVDVLRFRQDTLGPVPATVTMHDPCHMARGIEVTAQPRAIVAAIPGVKFVEMKEPARCCGAGGSFSLAHYDVSRKINDRKIADIASTAADTVVTSCGSCRMHIVDGLVQNGRNQECLHVVQLLDKAYEAGKCLQFKQP; encoded by the coding sequence ATGAAAGAGGATAAAAAGCTGCTGACAGACATTGAAGATGCTCTTGCTAACTGTATGAAATGCGGCAATTGCATGGAAGTATGTCCCATCTATAAAGAAATTCAGACAGAAGCGGCGGTGGCCCGGGGTAAGCTGTCGCTTATGGAGGCTGTAATCAACGGTAATGCCGAAATTTCCGCAGGCTTTGATCAGCGGATGGCTATGTGTGTGTCCTGCAAGGCATGTGCTGTTAAATGTCCCTGTGGTGTCAAAGCTGACGAACTTATCTTGCGCGGACGCCAGGCAGCGGTTAAAGCCAGAGGTCTGAACCCGATAAAAAAACAAGTGTTTGCATTGCTTGCTAACCGGACGCTGTTTGATTTCGCTCTGCGCATGGCCGGCCTGTTCGGTCCGCTGCAAATGAAAAAACTGCCCGGACGAATGGCTGTTGTTGCCCGCTTTCCGATGCCCGGACTTGACCGGCGGCGAGTGTTAGCTCCCTTTGCGGCCACGCCGCTGCGCAGCCAATTTCCTGAACATATTAATGCAGCTAAACCACGGATGAAAGTGGCATTTTTTACTGGCTGCACCATTAACTATGTATACACCGATATCGGTCAGGCAGTAATCAATGTACTGAAAGCCAATAATGTGGCAATCACCATACCGGCGAAACAACACTGCTGCGGTACGCCGGTGTATATGTCCGGTGACGTTGAACTGGCTAAAGTTTTTGCCAAACACAATGTTGAAACTTTTGAACGCGTCAATGCTGATTATATTGTTGCCGCCTGCGGCTCTTGCGCGGAAGCCTTTAAAATCGAGTATCCGGAACTGTTCCATGATGAGCCGGACTTACAGCGGCAGGCCAGGAACCTGGCTGCTAAGACCTATGAAATCAGTGAGTTTTTGGTTGATGTCTTGCGATTCCGGCAAGATACTTTGGGACCGGTACCTGCCACGGTAACTATGCATGATCCCTGCCATATGGCCAGGGGAATTGAAGTGACTGCTCAGCCGCGTGCCATTGTCGCTGCCATCCCGGGAGTGAAATTCGTCGAAATGAAAGAACCGGCCCGCTGCTGCGGGGCGGGCGGCTCCTTCAGTTTGGCGCACTATGATGTTTCCCGAAAAATCAATGATCGCAAAATTGCCGATATTGCTTCAACGGCTGCCGATACGGTTGTAACCAGCTGTGGTTCCTGCCGAATGCATATTGTTGACGGACTGGTTCAAAATGGAAGAAATCAAGAATGCCTTCATGTTGTGCAATTGCTCGACAAGGCATATGAAGCGGGGAAATGCCTGCAATTCAAGCAGCCATAA
- a CDS encoding phosphate butyryltransferase, whose amino-acid sequence MITRFEEIVKISQLKGPKTIAVAVAQDCEVLLAVNSARELGIAAAILVGNETEIRQIAQDNHIAIDKFKIIDQKNSIEACRTAVRLVAQGEAQIVMKGLVDTAVILKAVLDKEFGLRTENVLSHVAVAGVTGYDRLFYITDAAMNIEPDVAVKKQIIQNAVQVANALGNDNPKVACICAVEKVNTKMKATLEAEALVKMNQAGELTGCLVAGPLALDNAVSPEAAKHKGITQPVAGNADILLMPFIEAGNVLYKSIVFFARGQIAGIIVGAKAPIVLTSRADSDIVKLNSIAIGVLMASKSEEEKSYEG is encoded by the coding sequence ATGATAACAAGGTTCGAAGAAATTGTAAAGATTTCTCAGCTGAAAGGGCCTAAAACCATTGCTGTGGCAGTTGCCCAGGACTGTGAAGTGCTGCTGGCAGTCAATAGTGCCCGGGAATTAGGGATAGCTGCCGCCATATTAGTCGGCAATGAGACTGAAATCCGGCAGATCGCGCAAGACAACCATATTGCTATAGATAAGTTCAAAATCATTGACCAAAAAAACAGTATTGAAGCCTGTAGAACGGCGGTACGACTGGTTGCACAGGGAGAAGCGCAAATAGTTATGAAAGGACTGGTAGATACTGCCGTAATACTAAAGGCTGTACTTGATAAAGAATTCGGGCTTAGGACGGAAAACGTACTGTCTCATGTGGCGGTAGCCGGTGTGACCGGCTATGACAGATTGTTTTATATTACCGATGCGGCCATGAATATTGAACCAGATGTAGCGGTAAAAAAGCAGATCATCCAAAATGCAGTACAAGTTGCTAATGCACTTGGCAATGATAATCCCAAAGTAGCTTGTATCTGCGCGGTAGAAAAAGTGAATACCAAGATGAAGGCTACCCTGGAGGCCGAGGCATTGGTAAAAATGAACCAAGCCGGCGAACTAACAGGCTGCCTTGTCGCAGGACCGCTTGCCTTGGATAATGCAGTATCACCAGAGGCCGCTAAACATAAGGGCATTACCCAGCCGGTGGCAGGTAATGCCGACATTCTGCTAATGCCGTTTATCGAAGCGGGAAATGTATTGTATAAATCCATCGTGTTTTTTGCAAGAGGCCAAATAGCGGGAATCATCGTGGGAGCTAAAGCCCCGATTGTTTTGACATCACGGGCCGATTCCGATATTGTAAAGCTCAACTCCATAGCAATCGGTGTTTTAATGGCAAGTAAAAGTGAGGAGGAAAAAAGCTATGAAGGATAA
- a CDS encoding methyl-accepting chemotaxis protein: MKVGTKITLGFMAMMFSIIVLSIISYYSVNGIRDQVIELERATTRLTLSLKVENEFTGAIGEARGFVAYGNEKMLDNFSKKLNNAIEIEKQIMAVTDAAEQPVVEKLISDTTIYTKGTESEFVTIIREQMAEQKAGNLEQAKALQIQSVEIGKKYVPFAEGIMKGSHMLAEENTQIVKSRLAVIREIIQKIIMISAVIGTVTMLIAGFLTITIPGYIKKSLHSILDSTKRYATGDLRLAIAADRPDEFGEISSAINAMAKGISNMVVMMAQSSEQLAAASQQLTASAEHSAQAATQVAGSINDIAQGVEKQMNEIDAATTVIEKMSVSITEVAANSSHVSKISCKAADKTQEGNASVVKAVNQMTYIEQTVNHSAQVITKLGERSQEIGQIVDTISGISGQTNLLALNAAIEAARAGEQGRGFAVVAEEVRNLAEQSQQAAKQIATLIFEIREDTNKAVVAMSEGTREVKVGTEAVTMAGYAFSEIATLVTQVSEQVQDISVAIEQLANSSEQVVASVEHVDDCSKTAVGQAQKVTAATEEHSAAIEEIAASSQSLAKLAQSFQTTINKFQIS, encoded by the coding sequence ATGAAAGTAGGTACAAAAATTACGCTTGGCTTTATGGCAATGATGTTCTCAATTATAGTATTAAGCATAATTTCCTATTACTCCGTTAACGGCATCCGGGATCAGGTAATAGAATTAGAGAGGGCTACCACTAGGTTGACCTTATCATTAAAAGTAGAAAATGAATTTACCGGGGCGATTGGTGAGGCACGGGGTTTTGTTGCGTATGGCAATGAAAAAATGTTAGATAACTTTAGTAAAAAGTTAAATAATGCCATTGAAATAGAAAAACAGATTATGGCAGTAACTGATGCGGCAGAACAGCCTGTAGTAGAAAAACTGATAAGCGACACTACTATATATACAAAGGGGACAGAAAGTGAATTTGTGACAATTATCCGGGAGCAAATGGCCGAACAGAAAGCCGGTAATTTGGAACAGGCTAAAGCATTACAAATCCAGTCTGTTGAAATCGGAAAAAAATATGTACCTTTTGCTGAAGGGATTATGAAAGGCAGTCACATGTTAGCTGAGGAAAATACGCAAATTGTTAAATCCCGCCTGGCGGTTATCCGGGAAATTATACAAAAGATTATCATGATTTCTGCCGTCATTGGTACTGTAACTATGCTTATTGCCGGATTTTTGACAATCACCATTCCCGGCTATATAAAAAAATCCTTACATTCCATTCTTGATTCAACAAAACGCTATGCGACAGGCGATCTAAGGTTAGCTATCGCTGCTGACAGACCTGATGAATTTGGTGAGATTAGCAGTGCTATTAACGCAATGGCCAAAGGCATTAGCAATATGGTGGTAATGATGGCTCAATCCTCAGAGCAGTTGGCGGCAGCTTCCCAGCAATTGACTGCCAGCGCTGAACACTCAGCTCAGGCGGCAACCCAGGTGGCCGGATCAATTAATGATATTGCCCAGGGTGTAGAAAAACAAATGAACGAAATCGATGCTGCAACCACTGTAATTGAAAAGATGTCAGTCAGTATCACCGAAGTGGCTGCTAATAGCAGCCATGTATCGAAAATCTCATGCAAGGCCGCCGATAAAACCCAAGAAGGTAATGCCTCTGTGGTGAAAGCTGTCAATCAAATGACTTATATTGAACAGACTGTAAACCATTCTGCCCAGGTTATCACGAAACTGGGTGAACGCTCCCAGGAAATTGGCCAGATTGTTGATACAATATCAGGCATTTCCGGGCAGACAAACTTACTGGCGCTTAATGCTGCGATTGAGGCTGCCAGAGCGGGAGAGCAGGGAAGAGGCTTCGCGGTGGTAGCGGAAGAAGTGAGAAATCTTGCGGAACAATCTCAGCAAGCAGCAAAGCAAATCGCCACTTTGATTTTTGAAATTCGGGAGGATACCAATAAAGCAGTGGTTGCAATGAGTGAAGGTACCCGGGAGGTTAAGGTGGGAACAGAGGCTGTAACTATGGCCGGGTATGCGTTCAGTGAAATAGCAACACTGGTAACACAAGTATCTGAACAAGTGCAGGATATTTCTGTTGCCATAGAGCAACTGGCAAATAGCAGTGAACAAGTGGTAGCCTCTGTGGAACATGTCGACGATTGCAGTAAAACGGCAGTTGGACAAGCCCAAAAAGTAACGGCAGCTACCGAAGAACACTCGGCTGCCATCGAGGAAATTGCCGCTTCCAGCCAGAGCCTGGCCAAGCTGGCTCAGAGTTTCCAGACAACGATAAATAAGTTCCAAATTAGTTGA
- the buk gene encoding butyrate kinase yields MKDKFRILAINPGSTSTKVAVYDNEQLLYEEVVRYSNAELAAFTTVIGQYQFRKNGILTLLAENNIAIDILDAVVGRGGLLKPIEGGTYAVNETMIKDLRLAHRGEHASNLGGIIAKEIADTLAIPAFIVDPVVVDELADIAKISGLPAYDRISIFHALNQKAVARKISRELGKPYNEVNLIIAHMGGGISVGVHTGGKVVDVNNALCGEGPFSPERAGGISTGYLIELCFSGKYSMSEVRKLLVGQGGLVGYLGTNDGREVGRMIAAGNAKAKLVYEAMAYQIAKEIAAGSAAVAGRVDSIVLTGGLAYDQLLVKLITDRVQFIADIKVVPGENEMIALAEGALRVLSGEEQAKVYQ; encoded by the coding sequence ATGAAGGATAAGTTTAGAATATTAGCAATCAATCCAGGATCAACGTCGACCAAAGTGGCGGTCTATGACAATGAACAGTTGCTGTATGAAGAGGTAGTCAGATATTCGAATGCGGAACTGGCAGCATTTACAACTGTGATTGGACAATACCAGTTTAGAAAAAATGGGATACTTACACTATTGGCTGAAAACAACATAGCTATTGATATCCTGGATGCCGTAGTGGGGCGGGGCGGCTTGTTAAAACCCATTGAAGGCGGCACATATGCGGTTAACGAAACCATGATCAAAGATCTGCGTCTTGCCCACAGGGGGGAGCATGCTTCGAACCTGGGTGGAATCATTGCGAAGGAAATCGCGGATACTCTGGCTATTCCTGCGTTCATTGTTGATCCGGTGGTGGTTGATGAACTTGCCGACATTGCGAAAATATCCGGTCTTCCCGCTTATGACAGGATAAGTATCTTTCATGCGTTGAACCAGAAGGCGGTTGCCCGTAAAATCTCCAGGGAGTTGGGAAAACCGTATAATGAAGTTAATCTAATTATTGCCCATATGGGCGGTGGTATATCTGTCGGTGTCCATACGGGAGGAAAAGTCGTTGATGTCAATAACGCCCTTTGCGGAGAGGGGCCATTCTCCCCGGAACGGGCAGGTGGTATTTCTACCGGCTACTTGATTGAATTGTGCTTTTCCGGGAAGTATTCAATGAGTGAAGTCAGGAAGTTGCTTGTCGGCCAAGGGGGATTAGTAGGTTATTTGGGCACCAATGACGGCAGGGAAGTGGGAAGAATGATTGCAGCAGGTAATGCCAAAGCAAAACTTGTTTATGAAGCCATGGCTTATCAGATTGCCAAAGAGATTGCGGCAGGTTCGGCCGCAGTGGCCGGCCGGGTGGATTCTATTGTTCTGACCGGTGGCCTTGCATATGATCAGCTGCTTGTCAAACTGATTACAGACCGGGTACAATTCATCGCCGATATTAAGGTTGTTCCGGGAGAAAATGAAATGATTGCTTTGGCGGAGGGGGCGCTGCGAGTGCTTAGCGGTGAGGAGCAGGCCAAAGTATACCAGTGA
- a CDS encoding GntR family transcriptional regulator, translating to MIVQKLGIPIYLQVKAYILDKIKTGYYQKGDKLPTERSLAEELGISRNTVSVAYKELLLEGVLEARQGRGTFVRGQAGDITAAGADVAGSRIERALKIIDAAMVQVVELGFTVEQFANITAIRAKERELSTRQLRVAVVDCTLEYVEQFIAQLSQTAHAQFEPVVLSDLLAGVVKVEFLAACDLVITTAEHQSVVAGVLGNTAKLLAVASVPNLEAVIKLARLQPGTEVAVVAKTQEFVDALDRLLTKIGCNGIGLKACTGTEREQVRQCIAGYKVIIAAESMKQMVRQAAAETQDIITFYYEIDQGSLQQVIGRLVAETDKAKE from the coding sequence ATGATTGTGCAAAAACTTGGCATACCTATTTATTTGCAGGTAAAAGCGTACATCTTGGACAAAATCAAGACAGGCTATTACCAAAAAGGCGATAAGCTGCCGACAGAACGCAGTTTGGCCGAAGAACTGGGCATTAGCCGCAATACCGTCAGTGTTGCCTATAAGGAACTTTTGCTTGAAGGAGTTCTTGAGGCCCGGCAGGGACGCGGTACTTTTGTCCGCGGACAGGCTGGAGATATAACGGCGGCTGGCGCGGATGTCGCAGGCAGCCGGATTGAACGGGCGCTCAAAATTATTGACGCGGCAATGGTACAGGTGGTTGAACTGGGGTTTACTGTGGAACAGTTTGCCAACATTACCGCCATCCGGGCCAAAGAACGCGAACTGTCAACCAGGCAGCTCAGGGTGGCTGTTGTGGATTGTACCCTGGAATATGTGGAACAGTTCATCGCTCAGCTCAGTCAAACGGCGCATGCGCAATTTGAACCGGTAGTGCTGTCAGACCTCTTAGCCGGTGTGGTAAAGGTTGAATTTCTTGCCGCCTGTGATCTGGTGATCACGACGGCGGAACACCAGTCGGTTGTTGCGGGGGTGCTCGGCAATACTGCCAAGTTGCTGGCTGTGGCTTCTGTACCCAATCTCGAAGCGGTCATTAAGCTGGCCCGACTGCAGCCTGGTACTGAGGTGGCTGTTGTTGCTAAAACACAGGAATTTGTGGATGCGCTTGATCGTCTCCTGACCAAGATTGGCTGTAACGGTATTGGGCTGAAAGCCTGTACCGGGACTGAACGGGAGCAGGTTAGGCAATGTATAGCCGGGTATAAGGTCATTATTGCCGCCGAGTCGATGAAGCAAATGGTACGCCAGGCAGCTGCAGAAACACAGGATATCATCACTTTTTACTACGAAATAGACCAGGGATCGCTCCAACAGGTCATCGGCCGGTTGGTAGCAGAGACTGATAAAGCAAAGGAGTAG
- a CDS encoding FadR/GntR family transcriptional regulator — translation MAQIKKVKLSDTVVEEVLKALENGRFKPGEKIPSESVLTKEFGVSRTTLREAFQKLELLGKMSIRQGDGTYVNDGPPPTIYNHINSAFIFGNTDMTKLLEARECLEMYAIKLVANRATAEDVARLYESISSEKDNLTPQNFPKQDFLFHQLLIELSDNPILLGFWTSIMSLIKEEQTRIANIPGVPEQAWETHKQIIKAIEKNDAKKAQACMQQHLSLLPGIVLSDVSHRKSRENNK, via the coding sequence ATGGCTCAAATTAAAAAAGTCAAATTATCTGATACAGTAGTCGAAGAAGTTTTAAAGGCTCTTGAAAACGGCCGGTTTAAGCCTGGGGAAAAAATCCCGTCAGAAAGTGTTTTGACAAAAGAATTTGGTGTCAGCCGGACGACCTTGCGAGAAGCATTTCAAAAACTTGAATTATTGGGCAAAATGTCTATTCGCCAAGGTGACGGAACCTATGTAAACGATGGTCCGCCACCTACTATATATAACCATATCAACTCTGCCTTCATATTCGGCAATACCGATATGACCAAGCTTTTGGAAGCCAGAGAATGTTTAGAGATGTATGCGATAAAATTAGTTGCCAACCGTGCTACCGCCGAGGATGTTGCCAGACTCTATGAGAGTATTAGCTCAGAAAAAGATAACTTGACTCCCCAAAATTTCCCAAAACAGGATTTCTTATTTCATCAGTTGCTTATTGAATTAAGTGACAACCCAATTCTTTTGGGTTTCTGGACTTCCATCATGTCTCTGATTAAGGAAGAACAAACCCGCATAGCCAATATACCGGGTGTGCCGGAGCAAGCATGGGAAACCCACAAACAGATTATTAAAGCCATTGAAAAAAACGATGCCAAGAAAGCCCAAGCTTGCATGCAGCAACATTTATCCTTATTGCCGGGAATTGTTTTATCAGATGTTTCTCACAGAAAAAGCCGGGAAAATAACAAATAG
- the glmS gene encoding methylaspartate mutase subunit S, translating to MTNKEKVILGVIGADCHAVGNKILNHALTAAGYEVINLGVLVPQEEFVNAAIETDAKAILVASLYGHGEIDCRGLRDRCREAGIEDILLYVGGNLVVGKSDFTEVEKKFLAMGYDKVYAPGTLPEQVLADLKEDLK from the coding sequence ATGACAAACAAGGAAAAGGTTATTTTAGGCGTAATTGGCGCTGACTGCCATGCAGTCGGCAACAAAATCCTCAACCATGCTCTCACAGCGGCCGGTTATGAAGTAATTAACCTGGGGGTGCTGGTGCCTCAGGAAGAATTTGTTAATGCGGCAATCGAAACCGATGCCAAGGCAATTTTGGTGGCTTCGCTTTATGGACACGGCGAAATTGACTGCCGTGGTTTAAGAGACCGTTGCCGTGAAGCCGGCATTGAAGACATTCTGCTGTATGTTGGCGGTAACCTGGTTGTTGGTAAATCTGATTTTACTGAAGTTGAGAAAAAGTTCCTTGCTATGGGCTATGACAAAGTATATGCGCCAGGCACACTGCCTGAGCAAGTGCTTGCCGATTTGAAAGAGGACTTGAAATAA